In Desulfomonile tiedjei DSM 6799, a genomic segment contains:
- a CDS encoding nitrous oxide reductase accessory protein NosL has protein sequence MKAKILLILVISLVSLTATAQETLLLPNGAAVDLQARCPVCGMTVGGDLRAGATYGYKASHLEGFAGVAAAVFKDGKVVAFEGARCLFIYNTIPKRFGIDVGNITHRYVTDFKSGKLVNASDAYLVMGSDLKGPMGIDLIPFLDKKEADKFSEERHGKRVVQLDTVGAKDVDRTEK, from the coding sequence ATGAAAGCCAAGATATTGCTGATATTGGTCATTTCTCTGGTTTCTTTGACGGCAACGGCCCAGGAAACGTTGCTTCTGCCTAATGGTGCAGCGGTGGACCTGCAAGCCCGTTGCCCTGTATGCGGCATGACAGTGGGCGGTGATTTGAGAGCTGGAGCCACCTATGGATACAAGGCTTCACATTTGGAAGGCTTTGCAGGAGTCGCGGCTGCAGTTTTCAAAGACGGCAAGGTGGTGGCTTTCGAAGGTGCAAGATGCCTTTTCATCTACAATACGATTCCCAAGAGATTCGGAATCGATGTGGGGAACATTACACATCGATATGTTACTGACTTCAAATCGGGAAAACTCGTCAATGCCAGTGACGCATACCTGGTCATGGGAAGTGACCTGAAGGGTCCCATGGGGATTGACCTGATCCCTTTTCTGGATAAAAAAGAGGCAGACAAATTCAGTGAAGAGAGACATGGCAAGCGAGTCGTTCAACTCGACACAGTAGGAGCAAAGGACGTTGACAGGACTGAGAAATAG
- a CDS encoding undecaprenyl-diphosphate phosphatase, with product MELWIAAVLGIVEGITEFIPVSSTGHLILAGHFLGFSGEKAACFDVFIQLGAICAVVFLYYQRFLGLVPVNGFRSYSEQGFSGIRGLVLLALTTLPALVVGAVAHKAIKAYLFGPMTVILALAVGGIALIVVERVKPEGNVRTLDGLTYGQALTVGCFQILAMWPGVSRSAATIVGGMISGLNRYVAAEYSFLAAVPVMIAATGYDLYKEWQWLEMSDLGFFAIGFIVSFISAALAVKTFISLVQRWSLAPYAWYRIAVALVVYLVLVK from the coding sequence ATGGAATTGTGGATAGCGGCAGTACTTGGAATTGTTGAGGGAATAACTGAATTCATCCCTGTGTCTTCAACGGGTCATCTCATTTTGGCCGGTCATTTTCTTGGATTTAGCGGGGAAAAGGCTGCATGCTTTGATGTGTTCATCCAACTAGGGGCAATCTGCGCAGTGGTTTTTCTCTATTATCAGCGCTTTCTAGGCTTGGTGCCGGTGAATGGATTCCGCTCCTATTCGGAGCAGGGTTTCTCCGGAATCCGGGGATTGGTGCTTCTCGCGCTGACCACGCTTCCTGCTCTGGTCGTGGGAGCAGTGGCCCACAAGGCCATAAAAGCTTATTTGTTCGGCCCTATGACTGTAATCCTGGCACTTGCAGTGGGAGGAATAGCGTTGATTGTAGTGGAACGGGTCAAACCGGAGGGAAATGTCCGAACTCTGGACGGACTTACCTACGGACAGGCACTGACCGTGGGTTGTTTTCAGATCCTCGCAATGTGGCCCGGAGTATCCAGATCGGCTGCAACTATTGTGGGCGGCATGATCTCGGGTCTGAACCGTTATGTGGCTGCAGAATATTCGTTTCTGGCCGCCGTGCCTGTCATGATAGCTGCAACGGGATACGATCTCTATAAGGAATGGCAGTGGCTCGAGATGTCGGATCTGGGATTCTTCGCTATCGGATTTATCGTTTCCTTCATCTCAGCGGCACTCGCGGTGAAAACTTTTATCAGCCTTGTTCAGCGATGGTCGCTTGCTCCATACGCCTGGTACAGGATAGCAGTCGCT
- a CDS encoding class I SAM-dependent methyltransferase, translating to MKESCPSVTALRVAMRRAVHQIIDHPKIFSDSLALRIVGAEKEPEKQLDPKWFEQTPLEYRLRAFLAARSRCAEDGLTDAINRGVRQYVVLGAGLDTFAYRNSSPADTLHVFEVDHPTTQAWKRTRLEEAGIPIPRNLTFCPVDFESETLEEGLQRAELDTRKGIFFSWLGVTPYITSSAITTTLRFVASLPAGSGIVFDYMISPSLLNPIQRRVFDGLARRVAFAGEPFQTFFDPSLLKSSLLEMGFGSIEDLGPEELNARYFQGRTDELRVGSLSHVMNARV from the coding sequence ATGAAGGAGAGCTGTCCGAGCGTGACTGCATTGCGAGTGGCAATGCGTCGTGCCGTACATCAGATTATAGATCATCCCAAGATATTCTCCGACTCGCTCGCACTTCGTATTGTGGGGGCCGAGAAAGAGCCTGAAAAACAGTTGGATCCGAAGTGGTTCGAGCAGACCCCCTTGGAATATAGGCTCCGGGCGTTTCTGGCTGCCCGCAGTCGATGTGCGGAAGACGGACTCACCGATGCCATCAACAGAGGCGTTCGTCAATATGTTGTTCTCGGAGCAGGTCTCGACACATTCGCGTACAGAAATTCATCTCCTGCGGATACCTTACATGTATTCGAAGTGGACCATCCAACTACTCAGGCATGGAAGCGCACGCGTCTTGAGGAAGCAGGTATCCCAATTCCTCGGAATCTTACTTTCTGCCCTGTGGACTTCGAATCCGAGACTCTTGAGGAGGGACTGCAACGGGCAGAGTTGGATACTCGTAAGGGGATTTTTTTCTCGTGGCTTGGAGTAACCCCGTATATCACGAGTAGTGCGATTACCACGACACTACGATTCGTTGCATCTCTGCCGGCCGGCAGCGGAATAGTCTTCGATTATATGATTTCGCCGTCATTGTTAAATCCGATCCAACGTCGTGTCTTCGATGGCCTGGCGCGTCGCGTAGCTTTTGCAGGCGAACCTTTTCAGACTTTCTTCGATCCTTCTCTGCTCAAGAGCAGTCTGTTAGAAATGGGGTTCGGAAGCATCGAGGACTTGGGGCCTGAGGAATTGAATGCCCGGTACTTTCAAGGACGCACAGACGAGTTGAGAGTAGGTAGTCTTTCTCATGTAATGAACGCAAGAGTCTAG
- a CDS encoding hybrid sensor histidine kinase/response regulator has protein sequence MEKRIKAADIVRDIREGLSDIELMAKYNLTLKGFLSLLRRSLEAKILDPSEIATRFASYEEILIDDSRTIPRFKIQESIQIQEYKRPDIQGLLTEISENGVRIQGISGRPGDIKTLAVSARESLGINPLVFEAECKWSSREPSGTVFAGYETKRVLKGDFSELVSCVAKQNAEEEGSFLESEDPTESLDLASCLIEDVTESGSFSFRGIRKTWFGKLLQVLPIPALLIGEDSHVTFSNKSCERMTNASNGSLIGRQFSSLFINEKTAAEAQEILEKVFSTRKRHSYLGVLEINGNKMWGRISFQSVRMGVDRSVLVLIEDLTYEKEQLIRNQEHQQELRNEIAERKKVEQFLRESEEKYRSLVENAPLGIISVARDGTIIAANPTFLKIIGCVGDKFEKACILKLFGDSGARTLFRNCMEQQSVLCEEIPFTGAGGNAFVLRILSTPLVDQSGETIGCQAVVEDYTEQKKSQEILLQTARLRAIGEMASGAAHNFNNVLQIVMGNSQMALTHLEWNNLLEIKKNLTNIVESARLGAETVKRLQDFSRTESLETHGRKVFDLSKTAAEAVEMTRTWWQGMAERQGLSITLWTELETSCPVLGMENELFEVVVNLIKNAVEALAGPGRIVVRSEARDRSVILQVQDNGIGIPSENLGHIFAPFWTTKGTQGTGMGLSSSYGIVKRHGGEISVRSRQGEGSIFTVVLPLVSRRESCTQVGLKEQLDFRLNILVVDDIEQIVNSLHEALTIRNQTVFRALSGSQALEIFEHHQIDLVICDLGMSEMNGWQIAERIEAISRTRGASRPSFILLTGWGSEVSAFDRHKHPVDHVLEKPVDLNELLNAISGLVTKKQV, from the coding sequence ATGGAGAAAAGAATTAAAGCCGCGGACATAGTTCGAGACATTCGAGAGGGGCTTTCAGATATCGAACTTATGGCCAAGTACAATTTGACGTTGAAGGGTTTCTTAAGTCTGCTCAGACGCAGTTTAGAAGCCAAGATCCTGGATCCTTCCGAAATAGCCACTCGTTTCGCCTCTTATGAAGAGATCCTTATAGACGACAGCAGGACTATCCCGAGATTTAAGATCCAGGAATCAATCCAGATTCAGGAATACAAACGTCCTGATATTCAAGGGTTGCTCACGGAAATTTCAGAAAATGGGGTGAGGATTCAAGGTATTTCGGGTCGTCCTGGAGATATCAAGACCTTGGCCGTCTCTGCCCGCGAATCTCTTGGCATTAACCCTCTGGTCTTCGAAGCAGAATGCAAATGGTCTTCGCGCGAACCGAGCGGAACGGTTTTCGCCGGGTACGAAACAAAAAGAGTCTTGAAGGGAGATTTCTCAGAGCTTGTTTCGTGTGTCGCGAAGCAGAATGCAGAGGAAGAAGGGTCTTTTCTTGAATCTGAAGACCCGACAGAGTCTCTCGACCTGGCAAGCTGCTTGATAGAGGACGTCACCGAATCCGGTAGCTTCAGTTTCAGAGGAATAAGAAAGACCTGGTTTGGTAAACTGCTGCAGGTCCTGCCCATTCCGGCGCTGTTGATAGGGGAAGACTCTCACGTGACCTTCTCCAATAAAAGTTGCGAGCGAATGACGAACGCTTCCAACGGGTCACTTATCGGCAGGCAGTTCTCTTCTCTCTTCATCAACGAAAAGACGGCGGCGGAAGCGCAGGAGATTCTAGAAAAGGTCTTCTCGACGCGCAAACGACATTCCTACCTTGGGGTCCTGGAAATCAATGGGAACAAGATGTGGGGGCGCATCAGTTTTCAATCCGTGCGCATGGGCGTCGACAGGAGTGTATTGGTTCTCATTGAAGATCTCACCTATGAAAAAGAACAACTCATCCGAAATCAGGAACATCAACAAGAGCTGCGGAACGAAATAGCCGAACGCAAAAAAGTAGAACAATTTCTCCGGGAAAGTGAAGAAAAATACCGTTCGCTTGTTGAAAATGCTCCGCTGGGGATAATTTCCGTTGCCAGAGACGGGACGATTATTGCTGCGAACCCCACATTCCTCAAGATAATAGGCTGTGTCGGAGATAAATTTGAGAAAGCCTGCATTTTGAAGCTCTTTGGCGACTCGGGAGCACGCACCCTCTTCCGGAATTGCATGGAACAGCAAAGCGTCCTGTGCGAAGAAATCCCGTTCACGGGTGCGGGAGGCAATGCATTCGTTCTGCGTATTCTTTCCACGCCGTTAGTGGATCAGTCCGGGGAGACCATCGGCTGTCAGGCAGTAGTAGAAGATTATACCGAACAGAAGAAATCTCAGGAGATTCTGCTCCAGACCGCTCGGCTGCGGGCCATCGGGGAAATGGCGAGCGGCGCGGCACATAATTTCAACAATGTGCTTCAGATTGTGATGGGCAATTCCCAGATGGCCCTCACCCATCTAGAATGGAACAATCTGCTCGAAATCAAAAAGAATCTCACAAATATTGTCGAAAGCGCCCGATTAGGTGCCGAAACCGTAAAGAGACTGCAGGATTTTTCGAGGACCGAATCTCTGGAAACACATGGACGAAAGGTATTCGATCTCTCGAAAACAGCGGCGGAAGCGGTTGAAATGACGCGTACCTGGTGGCAAGGCATGGCGGAACGACAGGGTCTTTCCATTACCCTATGGACGGAGCTTGAGACCTCTTGCCCGGTTCTGGGTATGGAAAACGAACTATTCGAGGTTGTCGTCAATCTCATAAAAAATGCGGTTGAAGCCCTTGCCGGGCCGGGCCGGATCGTTGTCCGAAGCGAAGCCCGAGATCGTTCGGTAATCCTCCAGGTGCAAGATAATGGAATAGGCATACCCAGCGAGAATTTAGGACACATTTTTGCACCGTTCTGGACCACCAAAGGTACTCAGGGGACGGGAATGGGACTTTCCAGCAGTTATGGCATCGTGAAAAGACACGGCGGAGAGATCTCGGTCCGGAGCAGACAGGGTGAAGGAAGCATCTTCACTGTTGTACTGCCGCTTGTTTCCCGGAGAGAATCCTGTACACAGGTCGGCTTGAAAGAGCAGTTGGATTTCAGGTTGAATATTCTTGTGGTGGACGACATAGAACAGATCGTCAACAGCCTCCATGAGGCACTGACAATACGAAATCAAACAGTGTTCCGCGCGCTCTCGGGGTCTCAGGCGCTGGAAATATTCGAACATCATCAGATCGATCTGGTGATCTGCGATTTGGGAATGTCTGAGATGAACGGGTGGCAAATTGCCGAACGAATAGAAGCCATATCCAGAACGAGAGGCGCTTCCAGACCGTCATTCATCCTCTTGACCGGATGGGGTTCAGAAGTAAGCGCATTCGATCGGCACAAGCATCCGGTGGATCACGTGCTTGAAAAACCTGTCGATCTCAATGAGCTCCTCAATGCCATTTCAGGACTTGTCACGAAAAAGCAGGTATAA
- a CDS encoding inositol-3-phosphate synthase, which yields MSPSVKPSDGLGVLIAGLNGAVSTTFLAGVMAVRRGLATPVGSITQMQTIRLGNRSDEKFPFIRDFVPLADLKDLVFGGWDIRNENCFESAQSARVLHEKDLMGIKDELSEIRPYKGVFETKFSQRLSGLWTKQGKNKRDLSDRVREDIGNFKSSNRLKRAVIVWCGSTEIHLPLSSVHMSLSAFEKGLENNHPDISPSMIYAYASLMENVPYLNGAPNLSSDIPALMELAVLKGVPIAGKDFKTGQTLLKTVIAPMLKARMLGLKGWFSTNILGNRDGEVLDDPACFKTKEESKLSVLNGILQPDLYADLYKDHYHKVAINYYPPSGDNKESWDNIDIFGWMGYPMQIKIDFLCRDSVLAAPLVLDLVLFLDFARRRGLSGVQDWLSFYFKSPMQSPGMVVEHDLFIQHMKLKNTLRALMGEVPITHVEEPGEGFDVEKPATVTG from the coding sequence ATGTCACCTTCAGTTAAGCCTTCGGACGGATTGGGCGTGCTCATCGCAGGTCTGAACGGAGCGGTTTCCACCACCTTTCTGGCGGGGGTCATGGCTGTCCGCCGCGGGCTCGCCACGCCTGTGGGCTCTATTACTCAGATGCAAACCATCAGATTAGGGAATCGGAGCGATGAGAAATTTCCGTTCATCAGAGATTTTGTTCCGTTGGCCGATCTGAAGGATCTGGTTTTTGGCGGCTGGGACATTCGGAATGAAAACTGTTTTGAATCCGCTCAAAGTGCTCGTGTGTTGCATGAGAAAGACCTGATGGGGATAAAAGACGAATTGAGCGAAATTCGTCCCTACAAAGGCGTATTTGAAACTAAATTTTCGCAGCGCCTCAGCGGTTTGTGGACAAAGCAAGGAAAGAATAAGCGCGATCTTTCAGACCGCGTGAGGGAAGATATTGGTAATTTCAAATCGTCAAATCGCCTCAAACGGGCAGTAATTGTGTGGTGCGGAAGCACGGAAATACATTTGCCTCTCAGTTCCGTTCACATGAGCTTGTCCGCATTCGAGAAGGGACTTGAGAACAATCACCCGGACATTTCCCCCAGCATGATTTACGCGTATGCTTCGCTTATGGAAAACGTTCCGTACTTGAATGGTGCCCCCAATTTGAGTTCCGATATTCCGGCCCTGATGGAATTGGCGGTTCTCAAAGGGGTTCCCATCGCAGGGAAAGACTTCAAAACCGGTCAGACGCTCCTGAAAACTGTTATTGCACCGATGCTGAAAGCCCGGATGCTTGGTCTCAAGGGTTGGTTTTCCACGAATATCCTGGGAAATCGCGACGGTGAGGTGCTCGACGATCCGGCCTGTTTCAAAACCAAAGAGGAAAGTAAGCTTTCCGTGTTGAATGGAATTTTGCAGCCTGACCTGTATGCGGACCTCTACAAGGATCACTATCATAAGGTTGCAATCAATTATTATCCGCCGAGCGGGGACAACAAGGAGAGCTGGGACAATATAGACATATTCGGCTGGATGGGTTATCCCATGCAAATCAAAATAGATTTCCTGTGCCGCGATTCGGTCCTCGCGGCCCCTCTCGTGCTCGATCTCGTGCTCTTTCTCGACTTTGCCCGGAGAAGAGGTCTTTCCGGTGTTCAGGACTGGTTATCGTTTTATTTCAAGAGTCCTATGCAGTCCCCGGGAATGGTAGTTGAACACGATTTGTTCATACAACATATGAAACTCAAGAACACGCTGAGAGCCTTGATGGGAGAAGTTCCCATCACTCACGTCGAAGAGCCGGGGGAAGGTTTCGACGTCGAAAAACCTGCAACCGTCACCGGATAA
- the glmM gene encoding phosphoglucosamine mutase, producing MRSKFPERRLRPVKSREYEVEQILPLVKPGLFGTDGVRGLANQEPMTAETVLALGRGLAYICKKERTAGGKILIGKDTRTSGYVFEYALCAGICSTGMDVLLVGPMPTGGVSFLTSNMRCDAGAVVTASHNPWEYNGLKLFSREGLKLSSEVEAEIEQCISSKILDDVRPTGADIGRASRINDALGRYVVFVKNTFPKHLALDGLRIVLDCAHGAGYKAAPLIFHELGAKLNCLGINPNGENINLNSGSMHPEMVCSAVSDTGAHIGIALDGDADRIALSDEYGNEISGDQIIGIIAEDMLKKGALRKRTIVATIMSNSGLDRRIEELGGSVIRTAVGDHFVVERLISEGLNFGGEPTGHVIHLDHVLCSDGIIAALQVARIMVETGKPLSELAAPIRLIPQICRNVEVSTKPDLKSIPGLQDAIRSSQALLADKGRLLVRYSGTQSLCRVMAEGENYSELQSIVDYISSIIRKYCHNNAE from the coding sequence ATGCGTTCGAAATTTCCGGAAAGACGGCTGAGACCGGTCAAGAGTCGAGAATACGAAGTTGAGCAAATCCTTCCTTTAGTGAAACCCGGTTTATTCGGGACAGACGGGGTCAGAGGACTCGCCAATCAGGAGCCCATGACTGCAGAGACTGTTTTGGCCTTGGGGAGAGGTCTGGCGTACATCTGCAAGAAGGAACGCACTGCTGGAGGGAAAATCCTCATTGGCAAGGATACTCGCACATCGGGGTACGTCTTCGAGTATGCCTTATGTGCGGGAATCTGTTCGACCGGAATGGATGTGCTCCTTGTAGGTCCTATGCCTACGGGCGGGGTCTCGTTCTTGACTTCCAACATGCGATGCGATGCAGGCGCGGTGGTCACTGCGTCGCATAATCCCTGGGAATACAACGGCTTAAAGCTGTTTTCCCGCGAAGGCCTAAAGCTATCCTCTGAGGTTGAAGCGGAAATCGAACAGTGCATATCTTCGAAAATATTGGACGATGTGCGACCTACAGGTGCCGACATTGGCCGGGCTTCTCGCATCAATGACGCGCTGGGCCGCTATGTGGTGTTCGTGAAGAATACCTTCCCTAAACATCTCGCTCTCGATGGCTTGAGAATAGTCCTTGATTGCGCTCACGGAGCAGGGTACAAAGCTGCACCTCTTATTTTCCATGAACTGGGAGCCAAACTGAACTGTTTGGGAATCAACCCTAATGGAGAAAATATCAACCTCAATTCCGGTTCCATGCACCCTGAAATGGTGTGCTCTGCGGTAAGCGATACCGGGGCCCACATTGGCATTGCTTTGGACGGAGATGCTGACAGAATTGCTCTAAGCGACGAGTACGGAAACGAGATTTCAGGGGATCAGATCATTGGCATTATTGCCGAAGACATGCTCAAGAAAGGGGCTCTCCGCAAACGAACTATCGTGGCAACGATCATGAGCAACTCCGGCCTGGATCGCAGGATTGAGGAACTCGGTGGGTCTGTGATTCGAACAGCGGTCGGAGATCACTTTGTCGTAGAACGACTCATCAGCGAAGGCTTGAATTTCGGTGGGGAACCCACAGGTCATGTGATTCATCTGGATCACGTGCTCTGTTCGGATGGTATTATTGCCGCGCTCCAGGTTGCTAGAATTATGGTCGAGACGGGAAAGCCATTGTCAGAGCTTGCAGCACCCATAAGACTCATTCCCCAGATATGTAGGAATGTTGAAGTGTCGACTAAACCGGATCTGAAGTCGATTCCGGGGTTGCAAGACGCTATTCGCTCGAGTCAGGCTTTATTGGCCGATAAGGGCCGACTTCTCGTACGGTACTCCGGCACTCAATCATTGTGCAGAGTCATGGCAGAAGGGGAGAATTATTCTGAATTACAGTCTATTGTCGATTATATTTCAAGCATTATTAGGAAATATTGCCATAACAACGCCGAATAA
- a CDS encoding nitrous oxide reductase accessory protein NosL yields the protein MNIGMKKRAVVMSLVFSFFASLVSAATIDLPDGSKLDLSQTCPVCDMKLESSELGVAAIVFEDGKVVGFDAAGDLFRYYFTHEKYHSDSAKIKNVYVTDYGTKKLIDAKQAIYVLGAKLKAAMGPEAFPFADKAAAEKFKSDHNGKKIASFSEVSLEDLTVKKKTLKMDRGHNH from the coding sequence ATGAACATCGGAATGAAGAAACGTGCTGTCGTAATGTCCCTCGTGTTCAGCTTCTTTGCTTCTTTGGTATCGGCTGCTACGATTGACCTTCCCGACGGATCTAAGCTCGATCTATCCCAAACGTGTCCTGTTTGTGATATGAAGCTGGAATCCAGCGAACTGGGAGTTGCCGCTATCGTGTTCGAGGACGGGAAAGTTGTGGGATTCGATGCCGCGGGGGACCTATTCAGGTACTATTTCACCCATGAAAAGTACCATTCCGACTCGGCAAAGATCAAGAATGTATACGTTACAGACTACGGGACCAAGAAACTGATTGATGCAAAACAAGCCATTTATGTTCTGGGAGCAAAACTCAAGGCCGCAATGGGACCTGAAGCATTTCCCTTTGCAGACAAGGCCGCTGCTGAAAAATTCAAGAGCGACCACAACGGTAAGAAAATCGCTTCTTTTTCAGAAGTCTCCCTTGAAGATTTGACCGTGAAAAAGAAAACGCTCAAAATGGATCGGGGGCATAACCATTGA
- a CDS encoding FKBP-type peptidyl-prolyl cis-trans isomerase: MKSSLLVIALIAGTFLFSAVIAQAGQTMTTDSGLKVEMLQEGTGPKAKPGQTVTVHYVGTLENGKKFDSSRDRGEPFSFKLGAGNVIKGWDEGIALLNVGSKAKLTIPPQLGYGARGAGNVIPPNATLVFEVELLGAK, translated from the coding sequence GTGAAATCAAGTCTGCTCGTAATCGCTCTCATCGCAGGAACATTCCTCTTTTCCGCAGTAATTGCACAGGCAGGACAAACCATGACTACAGATTCGGGTCTTAAGGTGGAGATGCTTCAAGAAGGCACCGGGCCGAAAGCAAAACCGGGTCAAACCGTAACGGTTCACTATGTCGGTACTCTCGAAAACGGTAAGAAATTCGACAGCTCGCGCGATCGAGGAGAGCCGTTCAGCTTCAAACTCGGCGCAGGCAATGTCATAAAAGGATGGGATGAAGGCATTGCTCTGCTCAACGTAGGCTCAAAAGCGAAACTCACCATCCCGCCGCAGTTAGGATACGGTGCCAGAGGAGCAGGGAACGTCATTCCGCCGAATGCCACACTTGTTTTCGAAGTAGAGCTACTCGGAGCAAAATAA
- a CDS encoding adenylate/guanylate cyclase domain-containing protein — protein MIFSLQRRFLLLLLLPVALVLIIVGVTGWMYARSFLLSQWIENTRVKLEKVGHQVTMQLNEKLDLINLIAKANDLPNGGVTQAFLIQQLTEKDGVRFVDVEVPDPWEENVQITTESGSFGSGVVEGLYTMELCGDFGFCAPMMDPGALDRSLRIVKILGKHGGPLKRLTVRISFDSFLNPIRSMGLIPGSSACLVTSTGQFLAHTDKSMAGRKRMGDNDDPLEKRVLEAIRHNAFGTLLGSGHPPAQVAGFYKIPSLNWYIVVFSSGREVLAPIVNSRFYYTLAGLICLAVILLLIRATTRSVGRSIAEISAAAGKVEAGDYTVRLPEDGEDEIGQLRRSFNKMTEGLKQREMIEQTFGRYVDRKVAEELMSRPEALRLGGEKRTVTIMMSDIREFTSMSEKLEPEEVIKLLNRYFARMIAVIERYRGIIVDFYGDSILVFFNGIETEVTERAMDAVRCALEMQHELKRFVTEKVSENVSVLHMGIGVHTGEVIVGNIGTESRAKYGIVGADVNLTDRIQATASAGKVVISEKTYELISEKLQVSLEFNACLKGVEDQKQLYEIEAINSEH, from the coding sequence ATGATATTTTCGTTACAAAGACGTTTCCTCCTTCTTCTCTTGCTTCCGGTAGCCCTGGTGCTCATTATCGTTGGCGTTACGGGGTGGATGTACGCGCGCTCGTTTCTCCTCAGCCAATGGATAGAGAACACACGCGTGAAGCTGGAAAAAGTGGGGCATCAGGTCACTATGCAGCTAAACGAGAAGCTGGATCTCATTAATCTTATAGCGAAAGCCAACGATCTCCCGAACGGCGGGGTGACCCAGGCGTTCCTTATCCAGCAATTAACCGAAAAGGATGGCGTGCGCTTCGTTGATGTCGAAGTACCCGATCCGTGGGAAGAAAATGTGCAAATTACGACCGAGTCGGGCAGCTTCGGTTCCGGTGTTGTCGAAGGACTTTATACTATGGAATTATGCGGTGATTTCGGTTTCTGCGCTCCCATGATGGACCCGGGAGCGCTGGATCGATCTCTGCGGATCGTCAAGATTCTTGGAAAACACGGCGGCCCTCTGAAGCGTTTGACCGTACGGATAAGCTTTGACTCCTTCTTGAATCCCATCCGAAGCATGGGTCTTATTCCGGGCAGTTCAGCATGTCTGGTTACCAGTACGGGTCAGTTTCTCGCGCATACGGACAAATCCATGGCGGGACGCAAGCGCATGGGTGACAATGACGATCCTCTCGAAAAGAGAGTGCTGGAGGCAATCCGCCACAACGCTTTCGGAACCCTGCTCGGTTCAGGGCATCCACCGGCACAGGTTGCAGGATTCTACAAGATACCTTCCTTGAACTGGTACATTGTGGTGTTTTCCAGCGGGCGCGAAGTGCTGGCTCCTATCGTCAATTCCCGATTTTACTATACGCTGGCCGGTTTAATCTGCCTTGCCGTCATTTTGCTGCTTATCCGAGCAACAACCCGCTCCGTGGGACGATCCATTGCCGAAATATCAGCAGCAGCGGGAAAAGTGGAAGCCGGAGATTACACGGTAAGATTACCTGAAGACGGCGAGGATGAGATCGGACAACTCAGACGAAGCTTCAACAAGATGACTGAAGGATTGAAACAGCGTGAGATGATCGAGCAGACTTTCGGCAGATACGTCGATCGCAAGGTGGCGGAAGAATTGATGAGTAGACCCGAAGCTCTCCGCCTGGGTGGAGAAAAAAGAACCGTCACCATTATGATGTCGGATATTCGAGAGTTCACGTCAATGTCGGAGAAGTTGGAACCCGAAGAAGTCATTAAGCTGCTCAATCGTTATTTCGCCCGTATGATTGCAGTTATTGAGCGCTATCGGGGCATAATCGTGGATTTCTATGGCGACTCCATTCTTGTGTTCTTCAACGGCATAGAGACTGAAGTAACCGAGCGTGCTATGGATGCAGTGCGTTGTGCATTGGAAATGCAGCATGAACTGAAACGCTTCGTCACGGAAAAAGTGTCTGAAAATGTCTCTGTGCTCCACATGGGTATCGGCGTGCATACCGGCGAAGTCATTGTCGGAAACATAGGCACGGAATCCCGGGCAAAGTACGGCATCGTTGGTGCGGACGTGAACCTCACTGACCGCATTCAAGCCACCGCATCCGCAGGCAAAGTAGTAATCTCGGAAAAAACATACGAGTTGATTTCCGAGAAGTTGCAGGTTTCGTTGGAATTCAATGCTTGTCTCAAGGGTGTCGAAGACCAGAAACAGCTCTACGAGATCGAGGCAATCAATTCAGAACATTAA